One Brassica napus cultivar Da-Ae chromosome C4, Da-Ae, whole genome shotgun sequence genomic region harbors:
- the LOC106447812 gene encoding uncharacterized protein LOC106447812, translating to MHVRSLTMKSVVRCLLVVLTVMVTNIVEPIAGKVKNQQIELRLKQLNKQALKSLESSNGELIDCISIANQPAFDHPMLKNHTIQMTPSSYPHEVLTEEDNAPTPSNDEEQPENTVQPWQLVGECPENTIPIKRITKEDLLREDNIKNHGNKSNISQPHQFYHPKDTTNYSGHEYAIASVSDGPYRGTKAQINVWKPRVQEVGESSISQISIIGGKFDAGLNSIQAGSHVHPALYGDDNPRFFIYWTRDNYQNTGCYNLRCPGFVQINKKLTPGYLLTPISTYNGPQVKFTIQMWKDPKTGNWWLQLNDQELIGYWPKEILTNLADEGASVIEWGGEVVNKKKDGQHTTTEMGSGHFPSEGFGKASSFEVIKIIDMNNGLIDPVKVKTLVSRPACYDIKTGYDKKYEVFFYYGGPGRNPNCS from the exons ATGCATGTCCGTTCCTTGACGATGAAATCGGTTGTGAGATGTCTCCTGGTTGTGCTAACGGTGATGGTAACGAATATAGTGGAGCCAATAGCTGGAAAAGTAAAAAATCAACAGATTGAACTCAGGCTTAAGCAACTCAACAAGCAAGCTCTTAAATCCCTCGAG AGTTCAAACGGTGAACTAATTGATTGCATATCTATTGCGAACCAACCAGCTTTTGATCATCCCATGCTCAAAAACCATACGATTCAG ATGACACCTAGTTCTTATCCGCACGAGGTTTTAACCGAAGAAGACAATGCTCCAACACCAAGCAACGACGAAGAACAACCAGAAAATACAGTTCAGCCTTGGCAACTGGTAGGAGAGTGCCCTGAAAACACTATTCCAATCAAAAGAATAACAAAAGAAGATCTTCTAAGAGAAGATAATATAAAGAATCACGGGAATAAATCGAATATCTCTCAGCCTCATCAATTCTATCACCCGAAGGATACCACTAACTATAGTGGCCACGAG taTGCTATCGCATCTGTTAGTGATGGTCCTTACCGCGGAACTAAAGCACAGATAAACGTGTGGAAACCACGGGTCCAAGAAGTAGGAGAATCCAGTATATCACAGATATCCATCATAGGAGGAAAATTTGATGCTGGTTTGAATTCAATACAAGCTGGTTCGCATGTCCATCCGGCTCTATATGGTGATGACAATCCTCGATTTTTTATTTACTGGACA agAGACAATTATCAGAATACAGGATGCTACAATCTCAGGTGCCCCGGCTTTGttcaaattaacaaaaaactcACCCCTGGTTATTTGTTAACACCCATCTCCACCTATAATGGTCCACAAGTTAAATTTACCATACAAATGTGGAAG gaTCCAAAGACAGGAAACTGGTGGTTACAATTGAATGATCAAGAGTTGATAGGGTATTGGCCAAAAGAGATATTAACAAACCTTGCAGATGAAGGGGCAAGCGTGATTGAATGGGGAGGTGAAGTGGTGAACAAGAAGAAAGACGGACAACACACAACCACTGAAATGGGAAGTGGACACTTTCCAAGTGAAGGATTTGGAAAAGCAAGTAGCTTTGAAGTCATCAAAATCATTGATATGAATAATGGTTTAATAGATCCGGTTAAAGTTAAAACTTTAGTGAGTCGACCTGCTTGTTACGATATTAAAACAGGTTATGATAAAAAATACGAGGTTTTTTTCTACTATGGTGGTCCTGGTCGTAACCCGAATTGTTCTTAA